The Callospermophilus lateralis isolate mCalLat2 unplaced genomic scaffold, mCalLat2.hap1 Scaffold_6843, whole genome shotgun sequence nucleotide sequence TGCCTGAGCGTGGCCCACCGTGTGGCCCACCGTGTGCGAGCGCCTGCCCCTGCCCTGCCCCGCCCCTGGTGGCCAGCGCCCCGTGGGAGGGACGTCTGCGGAACCGCGGGCTGTGCCTGCTGAGGCTGGGACCCTGCTGCGGCCCAGAACCAGCGCGTGCCGTGGTGGAGGCGCGGGTGCCACCAGAGGGGGGTGACGTTGGCCACGGAGCAGGCGTTGGGGTCTCTGGCCGTGGTGGAGGTGACAGGGCGACCCCGTCAGGGCCGCCTGCCGCTGTGGCTCAGCACTGCCCGCGACGTGGGCGCAGTTCCGTGCAGCTCGGGCGGAGACAGGTCCACTGCGAACCACGAGCTGCGGTTTCTCTGCCGCGTGTCCGCCCTCCCCCCGCCACTCTGCTGGCCCTTGAGCGCGCTGCCCACGAGGTGGGGCTCTACCCCGTCGTAGAGCACTATTCCCCTTGTTTCTCAGGTGCGCGCGGGCTGTGCGTGCGTGGGTGTGAGTGTGCGATGCCGCACGTGTGCCCAGCGGCCCCAGCGCTGGGCTCCACAGTGGGTCCGTCCTGTGTTACCCAGgggccttgcgccgccccccagccTTGTGGAGGAGCCCCGTGGGCGGAGGCGACAACGCAGGGGGAGGGTGGCCGCAGTGCGCTTGGGCCCAGCTGTCCTTGGCGGAGCCGGAGTTGAGTGACAGGTGGTGACGGGGCCTGGCGTCCTGCATCTGGGACAGAGCCTGGAGGCAGGCAGGGGCCCGGGTGGGCAGCAGTACCACAGGCTCTCCTCTCCTGTGCCCCAGCCAGCGGCTTGTTCTTGGAGGCGGAGGCTGTGGTCCTGGCCACTGGCCTCCCCGTGGGGCAGGAGGTCCCAGGTGGTCCGGAAAGCAGGTCTGATGTGTCCTGACCAGAGCTGGGCCTCCGTCCCCACACCAGACGGGGGCCTGGGGAGATGGCCGTGTCACGGCCTTGCAAGGCCGACAGCCCGGTGTGGGGGGTGTCCGTTTGGGGGACAGGAGGCCAGAGGGCAAAGGGCGCCCTGTGGAGCCCGGCTGGGGAGAGGCAGGCCAGGCAGAGGGGCGAGCTGGCCTGGGGGGCGCAGAGCACCCCCATGGCCTCTCCTCTGGCGACCAGTGGGGCCCACGGTGGGAGTCAGGTTCCAACAAGGAGTGAGACTTGCTGCTCGCTTGGGGACAGGCTTGGGGACCTTGCAGACAGCAGCCGTCCGCAGGACCTCCAGGGGCTGCGGTGACCCTGCCCCGCCTCAGCCCCGTGGCCTGGGACCTCTGGGTGTGATGGCTCCCTGCGGCTGCTCTTGCCCTGCGTCCCTCCGGGCCTCTGCTGTGTCCACCCCTTGCTGGGAGCGGGAGTCTGCTCGGCTCCGGGGGCCTGTCTCCCTGCTCTGCCACCTCTCTGGGCTGGGGGCACTCAGTGGGTCCCCTCTCTTGGCCTGTGGACAGCCCACCTGGGCCAGGCGGGACAAGCTGGTCGTCTGTCGTTCCTCCCGCGTCCTCTGGGGAGCCCGCGTCCCTCTGCACCTGATCCTGCTCTCGGGGGACAGGGTCCTGGTGGCCCCGCCGGCCGTGGCTCTGGGGAGTCGCTGTGGGGACCGCCAGGGTCTCGGGGGTCCCGCAGGACAGCCTGTGGGGAGCCCTCTGCTCCCAGCAGCCCCCTGGGTTCTGCCTGGCTGAGGCCAGGGGCCTCCTGCAGGGTCCCCATCCCCAGGGCCATGGAAAGCAGGGCTCCGAGGGCTGCCCCAGGGCCTGGCTGACCGGCTGTGGGCTGCTGGGGCGGGTGGCTGCACCGCTGGCCGGGGTTCAGGTGCAGTTTGATGCAGTCTCCTCCGCTGTCACTCGGGGGTCTCCTGGGGTGTTGGGGGTCCTGCCCCGTCTGTTGCTCCTGGGCTGCCCGGGGGCTGCCGCCTCTGCCCGAGCCCAGGAGACAGGGAGCTGCGTCTCCACAGCGCAAACCTGTGCTTTTGCTGGACGGCTGCGGTGGGGCGCCCCTGTGGTCTTGGTGGCCACCTGGTACTGGCCGAGGCGGGCTTGCGCCTCACTTCTCTTTGGACCCTCTGTCTCGTTTTCGTGGTGGCCGAGAGCCCGTGCGGAGGTGGCCCTGTTTCAGAGGGCGCCGCCGCAGTGAGCGGCTGGCCCGGGCCAGGGTGCCCCTGTGGGTGGGCGGGGCCTCCCCTTGCCAGGCTGGGTGCGCCCTCCCCAGCCCCCCGCTCCCGGGGTCCCTGGTGGGCGGGGTCCCCGGGGTGTCCCCGCCTCGCCCCTGCTCGGGGTGTGTGCGGCGGCCCCAGCAGCCCCCGCTCCCCGCAGGAAGCAGAAGGCGCTGGAGGAGCTGGAGCGCGAGCGCAAGCGGGAGGAGAAGCTGCGCAAGCGCGAGCAGAAGCAGCGGGAGCGCGAGTCGCGGCGCAGCCAGAAGAAGCTGGAGAAGCTGCAGGCGGAGGAGCAGCGGCAGCTGCAGGAGAAGATCCGCCTGGAGGAGCGCAAGCTGCTGCTGGCGCAGCGCAACCTGCAGTCGCTCCGCCTGGTCGCCGAGCTGCTGAGCAGGGCCAAGGTACCGTGCGGGCGGGCGGCTGCGCCGACCTGGGGGCGGGGTCCTCCCCCCTGGCCGCAGCGGCCATGCCCTGGGACCCAGCCGTGCCCGGAGAGCCCTGCCTGTGGCCGGCCCTGGGAGGGGCGCAGGGCCGCGCTGGCCTTCAAGGCTGGTCTGTGCGCTGGGCTCGGGGTGTGGCCTGCTGACGGCGGCTGGCCCCTCGTGCCCCTCCGGCGGTGCCCTGTGCCCGCTGACCGCGCCCACGTGGGGAGGAGGCCGAGCACACTGTAGGAGGGGCGCCTGCTGCAGCCCGCGACCCTGGGCGGGACGACAGCTGCCGGTGGCCCAGCCTTGCGGCGCCCCTGCCGAGGCCGGTGAGTCCGGCCGCGCTGAGCGCGCTCAGGGCCGTGGTCCAGCTCCGGGAGCGGCCGGGAGGCTAGGCGCCGGCTTGGACTGGCCTGGCGGGCGGCGGCCTGGCCAGGTGTAGTGTCTTCAATATTCACCATGGGGCAGCTCGGCCCGTCCATGGTGAATATTGAAGACACTAACCCAGGCCAGGCCGCCGCCCGCCAGGCCAGTCCAGCCGGCCGCCTAGCCTCCCGGCTCCGCTCCCGCGGTGGTCACCGCTTGCGCCCTAACCGCAGGCTTGTTGGGGCGCCTGGGGCGCTGGGCGAGGCCCAGACCAACTGCCCGGGGCGGCCAGACCGCTGTCCCCGGGAGCCGGGATGGTCAGGCGCCTCACCTCTGCAGGCCCAGGCCCCGGTGGCGTCCTGGGTGGCGTCCTGGGCTCCTGGCCCAGGCGCCAGGCAGGCCTTCCAGCTCCCCGCTGAGGCCGCGTGGCTTGCAGCCCCTGAGCCGTGCCCCTCCCCTCGCAGGCCGCCAAGCTGCAGGAGGCCGAGCAGCAGGAGGAGCGGCGGCGGCTGCAGCAGCAGGAGGAGCGGCGGCGGCTGCAGGAGGCCGAGCTGCGGCgcgtggaggaggagaaggagcgcGCGCTGGGCCTGCAGCGCAGGGAGCGGGAGCTGCGGGAGCGCCTGCTCAGCATCCTGCTCAGCCGCAAGACGGACGACGCGCGGCCGCACGAGGACCTGCTGCAGCCCGTGCTGGACATCCTGCAGACCGTGTCCTCCGGCGGCGTGGGCGCCGCCTCGCTGCACCCGCTCCTGGGCCAGCCGGCCCCCGGGACCCCCAAGGAGACCCCGCCGCGCCCCGAGGCCGATGGCGCCCCCCGGAGCGTGAACGGGAACGCGGCCGAGGAGGCCCCGGGCCAGGAGGGCGGCTCGCCCGAGAAGAGTGCGCGGGCGTGCTCTCGTGCATCCCCGACAACGCGCAGCCGCCCAGGGGGGGCCCCGCCTGCGGCGAGCAGAGCCTGGCCAAGAGGGAGGCGCACTCCGAGCAGGACAAGTGCAACCGCGAGCCCAGCAGGGGCCGCGGCAGGGCCAGCCGCGAGGGCAGCGCCGAGGACCGCCACGCGCGCGAGAGGAGCCGGGCCCGGCGCACGGGCAGCCGAGAGGACGGGCGGCCGCGCCAGGAGCGGCGCTCCCACAAGAAGCACAAGGACAAGGACAAGGACGGCAGCCCGCGGCGCAGCGCCAGCCCGCGGAGGTCGCACAGCCAGGACAGGCGAGGCCGCAGGGAGCGCAGCCGGCAGCGCCGGGGCAGCGCCAGCCGGAAGCGCAGCCGCCACCGCCGCCGCAGCCCGCGCTCGCGCTCGCCCAGCCGGCACCGCAGCGCCTGGAACAGGTAGTGAAGGGCGCCGCGTCCAGGGCCAGGACCCGCCCGCTCCGCGCTCCGCCCCCCGCGCACCGCCACGCCGCCTCCCGCAGCCCGGCCACCCGCGGCCGCCAGCTGGCCACCCGCCGGAGGACGGCGCCGGGTCCCTCTCCAGTCTCCACGGCCCAGCTGGCCACGTCGGCCCGCGCCACGAGCTTTAGTTCTCCTCTGAAACTGCTGACCCCATAGCTTTAATGTCGCCCGCCTCGGAACCGGCAGAGGCGCCCCGCCTGTCCTGCGGCTGCCGGGACCCCCAGACCCCGGCAGGGCCGCCCCTCCCGCAGGCAGCCAGCAGGGACGGACGCCCTGGGGCTGGGTTTCTTCCTGTCCTCACTGACCCACCCGGAACGGCAGCCGGGGATGGCCAGCCACCGAGGTGACGGCCAGGGTCCCTGGCCCGGGGCGGGCGTGGCCAGGCCACCCGATGCCCCTGACTTCAGACCCCCACGTTTTGTCCCCGGGCGGTGCAGCCCGAGCTGGCCGCAGGCTTTGGTTCTAGGAGGGGTCCGCGGTGGTTTTTCTAAGAAGCCGTTTTGCTAAATTATTTTTACCTGGAATGTGCCCGACAGTCCCGGCCACAGCGTCCCCCGACGGTGCGTGTTCCGCCGTGTCCTCAGACGGTGCGGCTCGGACACTGGGTAGCTGGCCGCCCCTTGGGAGGACGTGCTCACTGCGGTTTGCCTTTTTACGGTGAAATAAACCTTTTCCACGAGCTCAGCTGTCGCCCTGTGTGCTGTGCTGCGGCTCTCCGCGTCCCCGCGGTCCCCTGTGTCCCCGCGGTCCTCCGTGTCCCCGCGGTCCTCCGTGTCCCCGCGGTCCTCCCCGTCCCCGCGGTCCTCCCTCTCCACTGTCCTCCCGCGTCTCCAGGGCAGCTGCTGGGAGGCGGGTCCCTCGAGGCGCTGAGGCCAGGAGCCTGGCTGGGTCAGTGGGGCTCTGGCCCGCGAGGCTCGGCAGTCCCAGGTGTGGTGCCCGGTGGTGGACCCTCCTGTGCTCCCGTGGCCTCGGTCACCGTCTACTCCGGGAGGCCAGGCAGGAAGGCCTCCTGGACACACGCCTCTGGAGCTCCGAGCTCCGGTGGTCCGTCCCCATGTCCTGGGAGCCGTGCTGGGACGGCGGGGAGGACCGGCAGCCTCGGGGGCTGTGACGGCAGGGTCAGCCCAGCCTGGTGGACCCGGGGGCAGGGGGCATTTGGCTTCCCGGGAGCCGCTGGTTCCAGGCCCCTGGCCACTTGGTGCGCGCAACCCTGAGAGCCCCCCCCAGGGGGCGGCACCCTGCTGCTGGCCACGCCCACCGGCCACGCCCACCCGAGCCGAGCCTGGGCGGGCAGAGCAGAGAGGAGACCGGTTTGAGACTGGATTCACCGGAGACCGGCCCTGACAGATGGCCGCCTGCCCCAGGAGGTCACAGCAGCAGCTGGCACCACGGTGGCCCTGGCTGAAGGGTCTCAGGCCACGAGGGCTGGCCGTGCCCTGTTCACCGCGAGCTCTTACCCAGTGAAACCAGGGCTCGCAGACGGCGTCTCCCGTCCCCCGGGTCCTCCCTAAGCCCCCTGCCCTGGCCAGGCCCCCAGCCTGCTGCTGAGTGTTGGCCTGATGAGTCGTGTGTCCCGGGGAGGCCCGGGGAGGACGGTCCCCTGCTTCCCTGGGTGTCGGGAGTGAGCACAGGACACGGGGCCAGGGGGCAGC carries:
- the Akap17a gene encoding LOW QUALITY PROTEIN: A-kinase anchor protein 17A (The sequence of the model RefSeq protein was modified relative to this genomic sequence to represent the inferred CDS: inserted 1 base in 1 codon), with amino-acid sequence MAAATIVHDTSEAVELCPSYGLYLKPITKMTISVALPQLKQPGKSISNWEVMERLKGMVQHHQFSTLRISKSTMDFIRFEGEVENRSLVRSFLACLDGKTIKLSGFSDILKVRAAEFKVDFPTRHDWDSFFRDAKDMNETLPGERPDTIHLEGLPCKWFAHKESGSEKPSEEVLVKVFEKFGEIRNVDIPMLDPYREEMTGRNFHTFSFGGHLNFEAYVQYREYAGFIQAMSALRGMKLMFKGDDGKAVACNIKVSFDSTKHLSDASIKKRQLERQKLQELERQREAQKRREKEAEERQRAEERKQKALEELERERKREEKLRKREQKQRERESRRSQKKLEKLQAEEQRQLQEKIRLEERKLLLAQRNLQSLRLVAELLSRAKAAKLQEAEQQEERRRLQQQEERRRLQEAELRRVEEEKERALGLQRRERELRERLLSILLSRKTDDARPHEDLLQPVLDILQTVSSGGVGAASLHPLLGQPAPGTPKETPPRPEADGAPRSVNGNAAEEAPGQEGGSPEKXCAGVLSCIPDNAQPPRGGPACGEQSLAKREAHSEQDKCNREPSRGRGRASREGSAEDRHARERSRARRTGSREDGRPRQERRSHKKHKDKDKDGSPRRSASPRRSHSQDRRGRRERSRQRRGSASRKRSRHRRRSPRSRSPSRHRSAWNR